The region GCGACCGAGGCCTCCTCCGGGATGGGCACCTTCTCATGCAGGATCCGCAGGATCCGCTCCGCGCAGGAGCGGCCGGCGTTCTCCATCAGGACGAGCGAGGGGATCCCGTACTGCTCGATGGCCATCCTGTCCAGTTCGGCCATTTGGCGTCCCGTAACGACCTTCATCTACCCGTTCCTTTCCCTCTCGATGATCACGAAGGCCATCGCCTTTCCGCCGTCGTGGCTGATGCTGACATGTATTATATTTCCTTTTATAATATTCAAGTACTTACCCGCATTTCCATAAAGTCTTACTTCGGGTTTTCCGAGCGCCCCCCGGATCGTTTCCACGTCTCGCCAGAGGATCCCCTGGGATTTTCCCGTGCCGAAGGCCTTCATCACCGCCTCCTTCACGGCGAACCTTCCGGCCAGCCGCTCCGCCTGCCGTACGCTCTTCCTGGCATACTCCGCCTCGGCGTCGGTGAACACCCGGCGCAGGAACCGGTCGCCGTACCGCGCGAGGAGCGCCCCCACGCGGTCGACCTCCACGACGTCGACCCCGATCCCGGCGATCATCGGTCCGTACCGGCGGCGTGGATCCGGTCCGCCATCTCCCGGACCGCCGGCCCCAGCCCCACGAAGACCGCGCGCGAGATAATGCTGTGCCCGATGTTGAACTCCTCGATCGCGGGGATCGACAGCACCGGCACGATGTTTCGCAGGTCGAGGCCGTGCCCGGCGAAGACCTTCAGGCCGACGTTGCTGGCCTGGGCGGCGGCGGTGCGGATCTTCCCCAGCTCCTCCTCGTAGCGCCCGGTGCGGAAGGCCTCGCAGAAGCTTCCCGTGTGGATCTCCACGGCGTCCGCGCCCGCCTGTTTCGACGCACGGACCTGCGCCAGGTCGGGGTCGATGAAGAGGCTCACGAGGATCCCCGCCTCCCGGAGCCGGGAGACCGCCCCGTGGAGCGCCTCCCGCTGTCCGAGGACGTCCAGCCCCCCCTCCGTGGTGACCTCCTCCCGCTTCTCCGGAACCAGCGTCGCGGAAAAGGGGGCAAGCCTTGCGGCGATCCCGAGCATCTCTTCCGTGGCCGCCATCTCGAGGTTGATCCGCGTCCGGACCACCTCCTTGAGGATCGCCAGGTCCCGGTCCTGGATGTGACGGCGGTCCTCCCGGAGGTGGATCGTGATCCCGTCCGCCCCGTGGAGCTCCGCGATCACCGCCGCCGCCGCCGGATCCGGCTCGCGGCCGCGCCTGGCCTGCCGGAGCGTGGCGACATGATCGATATTGACTCCCAGCCTTTTCCTCATCCCTCAGAACGGGGACGTTCCTTAGAACTCGTCATCCTCGTTGTGGAACAACCTCTTTCCGCAACAACAGGTCTCAACTTCTTAGGAACGTCCCTGTTCTTATCTCCTTGGTTATTGGATTTCGGCGCGGGCCTGGTCGGCCAGCGCGCTCACGATCCGCTCGGTCTCCTCCTGGTCCTCCCCCTCTACCATGATCCGCAGCAGCGGCTCGGTGCCGCTGTACCGGACCACGATTCTCCCCCGCCTCCCCAGCTTCTTCTCGAACTCCGAAACCGCCTTCCGGAATCCGGGAAGCGACTCGAGCGGGACCCGGCGCTTGAGCCGGAGGTTCATCAGCAGCTGCGGGAAGGCGACCATCGTCTTCGCCAGCTCCGGGATCCCCTTCCCCGACTCGACCATCACCGCCAGAAGTTGCAGCGCGCCCAGCACGCCGTCGCCGGTGGTCGCATGGTCCAGGAAGATCAGGTGGCCCGACTGCTCCCCGCCGAAGTTGTACCCCCCGGCCCGCATCGCCTCGACGACGTACCGGTCGCCCACCGGGGCCCGGAGAAGCCGGATCTTTTTGCTTTTCAGGTAGAGCTCCAGGCCGATGTTGCTCATCACGGTGGCGACCACGGTGTTCTTCTTCAGCGTCTTCCTCCGGGCCATCTCGGTGGCGCAGATCGCCATGATGCGGTCGCCGTCCACCACATCCCCGTTCCGGTCGACGACGATCACCCGGTCGGCGTCCCCGTCCAGCGAGATCCCGATGTCGGCCCCGGTCTCCTTCACCTTCGCCGAGACCAGCTCCGGGAAGAGGGAGCCGCACCGGTCGTTGATGTTCAGCCCGTTGGGTTGGACCCCCAGAGCGATCACCTCCGCCCCCAGCTCCTGGAAGACCTGGGGCGCGATCTTGTAGGCCGCGCCGTGGGCGCAGTCGATCACGATCTTCAGCCCCTCGAGCGACAGGTGCGCCGGGAAGGTGTTCTTGAGATACACGATGTAGCGCCCGGTGGCGTCGTCGATCCGGAAGGCCCTGCCGATCTGCGGGGAGGGGGGACGCGCCTCCTTCAGCTGCTCCCCCCACATCAGCATCTCGATCCTTTCTTCCACCCGGTCGGGGAGCTTGAAGCCGTCCCTCCCGAAGAACTTGATCCCGTTGTCCTGGTAGGGGTTGTGGGAGGCGGAGATGACCACCCCGGCGTCGGCCCGCATCGAGTGGGTGAGAAAGGCGATCCCCGGGGTGGGGAGCGGCCCCACGAGAAGCACGTCCCCCCCCATCGAGCAGATCCCGGCGGAGAGCGCCGTCTCGAACATGTATCCGGAAAGCCGCGTGTCCTTCCCGATGACGATCTTGTGCCGACCGGAATTGCCCCGGAAATTGTAGGCGATCGCCTGGCCGAGCGCCATCGCGGTCTCCACCGTCATCGGATCGGTGTTCGCCACCCCCCGGACCCCGTCGGTTCCGAACAGCCTCCTGCGCACGCCCCCCTCCTACTCCCGGAATCGGACCGTGACCTGAACGTCCGAATTGCCGATGATTTTAGCATGCTCCACCGGCAAGTCCACCCGTGCCCTGGCGGTGAAGGTCCCCTTCGCGACATCGGGGACCACCTCCTCGGTGGAGAGCGCCCGGATCCGGGAGAGGTCGCCCGGGAGGGCCTCCACCTCCACGGCAGGGGGGACGACCGACGTCTGCGCGATCCTCCTGCGGATCTTGTCCGGCCCCCCGATCCGCGCGATCACCGGAAGGGATTTCCGCTCCAGACTGTCCAGGGCGATATCGATCTGGTGGGGATAGATTCCTTGTACACGGACGCCGATCGGGAGGGTGAAGGAACGTTCGGAGAGGCGGACGACATCCTTCCCCGGCTTCGCCCCGGAGAGGTCGATCGTCGCGGCCAGGTCCTTCTGCCGGATCGATCCGATCAGGGAGGAGGGTCCCGCCAGGCGGACCTCCACCTGCCGCTCCACCTTGTTCGTGATCGCCATCCGCTCGGGAAGGTTCCGGATCTCCAGCGGCACGACGAACCCGACCTGGATGTGGCTCTCGGCGGCGACGAACCACCAGAGGCCCGCGGCCACCGCGAACGCCAGCAGCTTGAGCCCCAGGTTCTTCCGGACGAGCCCTTCGAGAAAACGCATCATTCGCAGGCGGTCGGGCATCCCTCTCCCCTACTTCCGGAACCTGTCCCGGAGCGTCTCCAGCAGTTCCCCCATGTTCTCGACCGGCTGGACCTTCCGGTCGTAGAAGACGGTGACGTTCCCGGTCCGCTCCGAGACGACGACCGCCACGGCGTCGGTTTCCACGGCGACTCCCCAGGCGGCCCTGTGTCGGGTCCCCATGCTCCGGGTCCAGGAGGTCTCGGCCGGGATCGGTAGGATGATCCCGGCGGCGGCGATCCGCTCCTCGCGGATCACGATCGCCCCGTCGTGAACCGGCGAGGCGGGGGAAAGCAGCGCGACGAGCAGCTCGTAGGAGAAGACCGCGTCGATCTTCTTCCCGTGCTCGAGGTATTCGGAAAGCCCCGTATCCCGTTCGAGGAGGAAGATCGTCCCGATGCGCGCGTCGGAAAGGCGGTAGGCCGTCCTGGCCAGCTCCTCCAGGAAATCGCTCCCCTCTCCCAACGTCGTCCGCCCGAAGAGGCGGGCCTGCCCGATCTTCGCGAGCCCCCGCCGGATCTCCCCCTGGAAGATGATCACCAGGATCACGATGATCCCTCCGAGGAAGTTCCCGACGACCCACTGGAAGGTGACCATCCCGATCTTGCGGGAGAGCAGATACATCCCCGACACGAGGAAGAGCCCCAGCAGGATCTGCACCGCCCGGGTGCCCCGCAGCAGCAGGAAGACCCAGTAGACGAGGATGGCGACGAGCAGGATGTCGAGGAAGTCGACGATGCCGATGGAGGGAAACGACCCCATCATCCCTGCCCCGCGATCGCCGCGGCCACCCGCACCACGTCGCGCATCTCCGGCACGTCGTGGACCCGGACGACGTGGGCGCCGCCGGCAACGGCCAAGGCTACGGCCGCCGCGGTACCGGAGAGCCTCTCGTCCGCGTCTTTCCCGGTGATCGCCCCGAGGAACGCCTTCCGCGACGGACCGAACAGGATGGGAAGTCCCAGGTTCCGCAGCTCCGGCAGGTGGCGGTGGAGGGCCAGGTTGTCCGTAAGCCGCTTCCCGAACCCGACCCCCGGGTCCACCAGGATCCGGTCGCGCGGGATCCCGGCCGCTGCGGCATGCTCGACGCGCTCCTCCAGTTCGGCCAACAGTTCGTCGAAGAGAAACCGGTAGGAGGGAGCTTCCTGCATCGTCGCCGGAGTCCCCCGCCTGTGCATCAGGACCACCGCGCAGCCGGTTTCCCGGACAACCGTTGCCATCTCCGGGTCGTCCGCCAGCGCGCTGGTGTCGTTGATGATATGAGCCCCCGCCTCCGCCGCCTCGCGGGCCACCGCCGCTTTGGTGGTGTCCACGGAGAGCAGCGCGTCGGTCTTCCCGGCCAGCTCGCGGATCACCGGGATCACACGGTCACGCTCGACTTCCAGGGGGACGCCTTTCGACCCCGGGCGGGTCGACTCCCCTCCCACGTCGAGAATGTCGGCCCCCTCCTGAGCCATTTGCAGCCCCCTTAGGACCGCCGACTCCCGGGTGGCGAACTTCCCCCCGTCGGAGAAGGAGTCGGGGGTGACGTTCAGCACCCCCATGATCCGGGGGACGCCGGACAGCCGCAGGGAACGGTCCCGGAAGGAGAGGGTGAACTCCCGTGTCGCGTACCGTGCAAGCGCTTCCCGCACCGCGCGCAGCGCAGCTTCCGCCCCCGGGAAATCGTTCCCCCATCCGCCCACCCGTTCCTGTGGGGATACGGAAAAACAGAGTCCCTGTTCCCCGCGGGCGAAAGGGATGCCCGCATGCGAGAGGATTCCGGGGATCGTGGAGGAACCGGGGTACTGCTCCGGCACGAAAAGGAGAAGGCCCCGGAAGTTTTGCAGGATGGGGTTGGCGCCATCCGGGGAAACCCCCATCTCCCGGAGGCGATGTCCCGCGTCTTCCGGGTCGACGGAATGCACCACCCGGACCATCGTCCTTGCCTTTCCTGCTTCAGGCCGGGGAACCGGCTTCCGCTTCCGGCGGCTCCTGCCCGGGAGCGACCGCCAGCTCCTCGATGATCTTCTTGATCTCGTGGCCGTCGACGACCTCCTTCTCGAGGAGGGTCTTCGCGACGCGGTGGAGCACGTGGATGTTCGTCCGGAGAAGATCCCGCGCCCGCTCGTAGCAGGCGCCCACGATGCCGCGGACCTCCCGGTCGATGTCCCGCGCGGTCTCTTCGCTGTAATCCTGCTGGCGCGCCATGTCCCTTCCCAGGAAGACCAGTTCCTGCTTCTGCCCGAAGGTCACCGGCCCCAGCTTCTCGCTCATCCCCCACTCGCAGACCATCTTCCGGACGATGAAGGTCGCCCGCTCGATGTCGTTCCCGGCGCCGGTGGTCAGCTCGCCGCGGACCAGCTCTTCCGAGACCCGGCCGCCCATGAGGATCGTCACGGTGGCCAGGAGGTACTCCTTGGAGTAGGTGTGCCGCTCGTCGATCGGCAGCTGCTGCGTCACCCCGAGCGCCATCCCCCGGGGGATGATGCTCACCTTGTGGATCGGGTCGGCGCCGGGGGTCAGCGACGCCACGATCGCGTGCCCCGCCTCGTGGTAGGCGGTGGAGGTCTTCTCCTCCTCGCTGATGATCATCGAGCGCCGCTCGCGTCCCATCATCACCTTGTCCTTGGCCATCTCGAAGCAGTCCATCGTGACCTTGGAGAACCCCACGCTCGCCGCGTGGAGGGCCGCCTCGTTGCACAGGTTCGCCAGGTCGGCCCCGGTGAAGCCGGGGGTCCCCTTCGCCAGGATCTCGAGCTTGACATCCTCGTCCAGCGGGATCTTCTTCGTGTGGACCGCCAGGATCTGCTCCCGTCCCTTGGCGTCGGGCTTGGGGACCACGACCTGCCGGTCGAAGCGGCCGGGGCGCAGGAGCGCCGGGTCCAGGACGTCGGGCCGGTTCGTCGCCGCGACCAGGATCAGCCCCTCGTTCGCCTCGAACCCGTCCAACTCGACCAGCAGCTGGTTCAGCGTCTGCTCCCGCTCGTCGTGCCCGCCGCCCAGCCCCGCCCCCCGGTGCCGGCCCACCGCGTCGATCTCGTCGATGAAGATGATGCAGGGGGCAGATTTCTTTCCCTGGATGAAGAGGTCGCGGACGCGCGCGGCTCCGACCCCGACGAACATCTCCACGAAGTCCGACCCGCTGATCGAGAAGAAGGGAACCCCCGCCTCCCCGGCGATCGCCCGGGCGAGGAGCGTCTTCCCGGTCCCGGGAGCCCCCACCAGCAGCACCCCCTTCGGGATCCTCCCCCCCAGCCGGGTGAACTTCTTCGGGTCGCGCAGGAAGGCGATGATCTCCTGGAGCTCCTCCTTGGCCTCCTCGATCCCGGCCACGTCCGAGAAGGTGACCTTATGGCCGGTCGTCTCGGTGATCAGCTTCGCCCGGCTCTTGCCGAACGACATCGCCTTTCCGCCCCCCGCCTGCATCTGCCGCATGAAGAAGATCCAGACCCCGATCAGCAGCAGCATCGGCAGCCAGGAGACGAGCAGCGTCATGTACCAGGGGTTATCATCCAGCGGCTTGGCCGTGATCTTGACGTCCTTGGCGCGAAGGGTCTTCACGAGATCCGGGTCGTCGGGCGCGTAGGTATGGAAGACCTTCTTCTCCTTCCCGGCGTTGTCCGCATACTTCCCGGTGATCTCCTGCCCCTTGATGGTGACTTCCCTCACCGTTCCCGAATCCACCGCCGAAACGAACTCGGAGAAGGAGATCTCCTCGTGGTCCACCTTCTGACTCCGGTAGGTGTTGAAGAAGAAGACCATCGCCAGAACGATGAGCATCCAGAGGGCGAGATTCTTGTAGAACTGGTTCAAGGTGTCGGCTCTCCTGTCGGCAATGGTTTGACGATCCTCCGTCGGACGGCCGGACCGGCCCGCCGGTTCTCCGTTTTCATCTTAACACACGGAGATATTCCGTCTATTGGGAGATGGATCCTGCCAAGATGGCTTGCCGCGACCACCCTATTCCCGGTGTTCGTCCAGCTCGAGCAACCTGGCGGAGTGTACGACGCGCATGACGATGACCGCCTTCCCCTTGATCCTGAATACAATTCGATGGTTTCTAAACACCAAGTGACGATAATCCTCGCCGACTGCCGAAAACTCCGGGATCCGGGGCGCCCTAGCCGGGAATTTTTCCAGGAATGCGATTCGGTCGAGTATTTCTCGGAGCCATTTGTCGGCCGCTGCGGTGTTGTCCCGGCAGATGTACTTAACGCTTTCGTCGATATCCCGCTCCGCGGCAGACGTTATGGAAACCTTATACGCCGGCACGCCGCCGGATATCCTTTATGGCTTCCCTTGCCGGTCTGACTCTGCCGGCCCGGACGTCCGTTTCCGCTTCCGACAACAGTCTGGAGAGGTTGATCTCGGCGAGCCGCTTCTCGTAGACCGCTGCGTCCAGCAGAACGACGCCGGGTTTCCCCTTCACCGTGACCACCACCGGCCTCCCCGTTTCACGCAGGTGCCGAAAGATCTTCTTCGTGTCCCGCTTCAGCTCCGATACCGAGCGGATGTCCTCCGTCACGCTGATCGGCATACTGTAACCCTCCTTTTACGATGTCTTTCGTGATGTCATAAAAGATACTACCACGTGGATTCCGTAAAAGCAACATTCGCCGAATGGTTCCCTCCTTCCATCCTCAGCACGACCGTTCTCCCAGTGCTCGATGACACCGGAGCGTGGGCGGACCGAATGACGCCGGGGATCCAGAGGATCTGACCGGCGGCATCGCATACGACCGGCCTCCCCCATCGCTCCTCCCGGGGGACCTTCCGGTCGATGAGGATCTCCTTGACCTTCTTCTCCGCCTCCAGCCCGAACGGGCGGATCCGGTCGCCTGCGCGCAAGGGACGGATGGAAACCGGTGTGGCCAGAAGATTGCCGTCAAATGCTGCCGCCCTCTCCCCCCGGCAGAGGGTCCGTAATCGCGTCGGGGTCACTCGCACCTTCTCTTCGAAGACGATTCCAGGGAACAGGTCCAGGGTGCTTCCTGCAAAGCGCTTCCTCTTTCCCGTCTCCTTTCCCCCCTTTTTCGCTTCTCCCGATCGTGGAACCCGCAAGAGGGCTTCGTCGTAACGGCACTGGAGAATCGCGCCTTTCCCTACGTTCAGACGTGCCGAAGGACCCCCTTCCAGCACGAGGCGGTCCATCGACGCAAGAAGCCGTTCATTCGGGGAAAATCCTGCTTTTTCGAAGCAGAGGATCTGCAGGATCCGGATCCGGAGTTCCGAGGGAAGCTTTGCATACGTCTTCCGCCGGAAGACGAGGGCGGGCATTCCCCTGCTTCTCCCGGAGCCCGTTTTCCCATCCCTCGATTTTCCGCTCCCTTCTCCTTTTTCCCCTTTCCCCTCTTCCCTTCCTTTTTCTTCCCGGATATTCCTGGATGCCCACTTCCGCGCCGCTTCTTCCAGAAACCGGTCGATCTCCCGGAACCTCTCCCCGAGCGCGAAGATCCGCTTCTTGACCGACTTCCCGTACCGTTTCTCCAGAAGCGGAATGAGCACATGCCGGATCCAGTTCCGCTCAAACCGGGTGTCTACGTTGGATTTATCCACTCTGTAAGATATCTTGTGTTTCTTGAGATATTCAAGAATATCTTCCCGCCAGACATCCAGAATCGGCCGCTCGATCCCGTCCCTTGTCTTCCGGGGGATTCCTTTCAATCCACCGATTCCCGCCCCTTCAAACACCCGCATCAGGACCGTTTCCACCTGGTCGTCGGCGGTGTGGGCGACCAGGACCCTTTCCGAACCGGCATTCTGCCGTACAGTCTCCAGAAACCTGTACCTCGACTTCCTCATGCGTGCCTCGGACAAGGCCGCACCTGCCGAGACCCTCCCGGATACCACCCGGATCCCCAGTGTCTTTCCCAATTCCTCCACAAACCGTTGGTCCGCGTCGGAGTCGCGTCCGCGCGTGCGGTGATTCAGGTGAGCCGCAACGATGTCCACGCCCCTGGACTTCATCTTCAGGAGCAGGTACACGGAGTCCGGTCCTCCTGATACCGCGACAATCGCCTTCTTCTCGTATCGGTCCATCTCAGTCTAGTGTGTATCCCCTCGCGGCCGATTGGTCAATCCAGGCATCTTCCCGGCGATCCCCTGGCGGCAGTCCTTGACAACTCCTCGGCTGAACCCCATAATTCAGTAGGTAAGATTATTACATATTATGAGTAGGTGTAATAATGACCCCGCCGGCGAAAAAGCTGAACTTCATGATCCGGAAGGATCTCGCGGAGGAGTTGAACAACCTGGTTCCCCCCGGGGAGCGCAGCCGCGTGGTCAACGAGGCGCTGGCCAGGGAACTGCTGTCCATCAAGCGGCGGAAACTCACCGCAAAGCTGCATGCGCTGAGGGCCCGCGCCCCCCGCGTGTCCTCGAGAGATATCATCGCCTCCTTGAAAAAAGACCGCGAGAGAGGATGATTCCGATTGAACCGGATCGTTGTCCCGGACGCATCGGTCATCCTGAAATGGGCGCTCCCCCCGGGCGGGGAAAGGGACGGCGACCGGGCCACCGAGTTGCTTGACGCCTGGCTGGCGGACAAGATGGATTTCCTGCTTCCGCCCCTCTGGGTCTACGAGGTCGGCAACATCCTCGCGCTGAAGGCCCCGGAAATGGCGGAAGATCTCCTGACGATCCTGATCGGCTACGGTATCGATGAAGTCGCCCCGACTCCGCGGATCTGCGGCACCACCTTCCGCCTGATGGAAAAGTGCCGCACGACCTTCTACGATGCCGTCTACCACGCGGTCGCGTTGGAGCGAGGTGGACAGCTCGTAACGGCGGATGAGGCGTATTTCCGGAAAGCCGGAAAGGAGGGAGGCGTTCTCCAGCTTCGGGATTTCCGTAGCTCCCCGTAGTCGTCTTCCACTTCGCGTACGGAAACCTGCTCGACCAGCCGGATCGGCGGAATAGCCGCGTCATCCCAGGCGCCCCAGGCAGACGAGGGCGTAGTCCTGCGGCCCATGGGGCACGTTGGACCCGATGACCTCGACCTTCCAGCTTCCCGCCGCCGGGCTTAGGACCTGGACGACCTCGACGTTGTTTTTCGTGTCCGGGGTCAGCCCCGTTCCTGGCGGCTGGTTCCCCGCGTGGACCTTGCCGTCCGGGGCCGTGACGAGGAGGTTCAGGTTGTTGACCAGGGCCGGCCCGGGATAGTCGCTGTACGCGAGCACTACCCGGAACGGCCCCCCGCCCGGCAGGATCTTCACGTCGACCCCCGCCCCCTCCCCCGTCCGCAGGCCCGGCCTCACATCGGCGAAGGAGGCGGAAACCGGGGGCACCGGCGAGAGGACGTCGTCGAGGTTGACGCGTCCGTAGCCCTGGTGGATATCGAGGATCGCCTTCGGCGGGCCGTACCCCGGCAGCCGGACGGCCCCCGCGACAAGCGCCGCCTTCAGGAGGGCCGCCGACGGGTTCGCGATCTTTTTTTTCTTCCGGAGGTATTCCCGGACCAGCGCCACGGCTCCGGCGGTCAACGGGGTCGCCATGCTCGTCCCGCCCATGTGGAAGTAAAACGGGCTCGGCGGGAAGGCGGCCCAGGCCTTGTTGTTGGGGGCGATCATGGTGGACCGCGTCGAGAGAATGAAGGTCCCCGGGGCGACGACGTCCGGCTTGATACGGCCGTCCGCCGTGGGCCCCCGGCTGCTGAAGGCGGCGACCTGGCCGGGGTCGTCGGCCATGGGGTCGTCGCGGAAGGGCGCGGCGGGATAGTCCGCCGGCCAGAACTTCCCGTAGGTGGCGCCGTTGAACGACTGCCTGTCGTTCTCGCACGCCCCGACGGTGATGCAGTTTTTCGCGGTGCCCGGCGAGGTGACGC is a window of Deltaproteobacteria bacterium GWC2_65_14 DNA encoding:
- a CDS encoding holo-[acyl-carrier-protein] synthase, which produces MIAGIGVDVVEVDRVGALLARYGDRFLRRVFTDAEAEYARKSVRQAERLAGRFAVKEAVMKAFGTGKSQGILWRDVETIRGALGKPEVRLYGNAGKYLNIIKGNIIHVSISHDGGKAMAFVIIERERNG
- a CDS encoding pyridoxine 5'-phosphate synthase, whose amino-acid sequence is MRKRLGVNIDHVATLRQARRGREPDPAAAAVIAELHGADGITIHLREDRRHIQDRDLAILKEVVRTRINLEMAATEEMLGIAARLAPFSATLVPEKREEVTTEGGLDVLGQREALHGAVSRLREAGILVSLFIDPDLAQVRASKQAGADAVEIHTGSFCEAFRTGRYEEELGKIRTAAAQASNVGLKVFAGHGLDLRNIVPVLSIPAIEEFNIGHSIISRAVFVGLGPAVREMADRIHAAGTDR
- a CDS encoding phosphoglucosamine mutase is translated as MTVETAMALGQAIAYNFRGNSGRHKIVIGKDTRLSGYMFETALSAGICSMGGDVLLVGPLPTPGIAFLTHSMRADAGVVISASHNPYQDNGIKFFGRDGFKLPDRVEERIEMLMWGEQLKEARPPSPQIGRAFRIDDATGRYIVYLKNTFPAHLSLEGLKIVIDCAHGAAYKIAPQVFQELGAEVIALGVQPNGLNINDRCGSLFPELVSAKVKETGADIGISLDGDADRVIVVDRNGDVVDGDRIMAICATEMARRKTLKKNTVVATVMSNIGLELYLKSKKIRLLRAPVGDRYVVEAMRAGGYNFGGEQSGHLIFLDHATTGDGVLGALQLLAVMVESGKGIPELAKTMVAFPQLLMNLRLKRRVPLESLPGFRKAVSEFEKKLGRRGRIVVRYSGTEPLLRIMVEGEDQEETERIVSALADQARAEIQ
- a CDS encoding TIGR00159 family protein, which produces MGSFPSIGIVDFLDILLVAILVYWVFLLLRGTRAVQILLGLFLVSGMYLLSRKIGMVTFQWVVGNFLGGIIVILVIIFQGEIRRGLAKIGQARLFGRTTLGEGSDFLEELARTAYRLSDARIGTIFLLERDTGLSEYLEHGKKIDAVFSYELLVALLSPASPVHDGAIVIREERIAAAGIILPIPAETSWTRSMGTRHRAAWGVAVETDAVAVVVSERTGNVTVFYDRKVQPVENMGELLETLRDRFRK
- a CDS encoding dihydropteroate synthase — its product is MRLSGVPRIMGVLNVTPDSFSDGGKFATRESAVLRGLQMAQEGADILDVGGESTRPGSKGVPLEVERDRVIPVIRELAGKTDALLSVDTTKAAVAREAAEAGAHIINDTSALADDPEMATVVRETGCAVVLMHRRGTPATMQEAPSYRFLFDELLAELEERVEHAAAAGIPRDRILVDPGVGFGKRLTDNLALHRHLPELRNLGLPILFGPSRKAFLGAITGKDADERLSGTAAAVALAVAGGAHVVRVHDVPEMRDVVRVAAAIAGQG
- a CDS encoding cell division protein FtsH, with translation MNQFYKNLALWMLIVLAMVFFFNTYRSQKVDHEEISFSEFVSAVDSGTVREVTIKGQEITGKYADNAGKEKKVFHTYAPDDPDLVKTLRAKDVKITAKPLDDNPWYMTLLVSWLPMLLLIGVWIFFMRQMQAGGGKAMSFGKSRAKLITETTGHKVTFSDVAGIEEAKEELQEIIAFLRDPKKFTRLGGRIPKGVLLVGAPGTGKTLLARAIAGEAGVPFFSISGSDFVEMFVGVGAARVRDLFIQGKKSAPCIIFIDEIDAVGRHRGAGLGGGHDEREQTLNQLLVELDGFEANEGLILVAATNRPDVLDPALLRPGRFDRQVVVPKPDAKGREQILAVHTKKIPLDEDVKLEILAKGTPGFTGADLANLCNEAALHAASVGFSKVTMDCFEMAKDKVMMGRERRSMIISEEEKTSTAYHEAGHAIVASLTPGADPIHKVSIIPRGMALGVTQQLPIDERHTYSKEYLLATVTILMGGRVSEELVRGELTTGAGNDIERATFIVRKMVCEWGMSEKLGPVTFGQKQELVFLGRDMARQQDYSEETARDIDREVRGIVGACYERARDLLRTNIHVLHRVAKTLLEKEVVDGHEIKKIIEELAVAPGQEPPEAEAGSPA
- a CDS encoding tRNA lysidine(34) synthetase TilS; this translates as MDRYEKKAIVAVSGGPDSVYLLLKMKSRGVDIVAAHLNHRTRGRDSDADQRFVEELGKTLGIRVVSGRVSAGAALSEARMRKSRYRFLETVRQNAGSERVLVAHTADDQVETVLMRVFEGAGIGGLKGIPRKTRDGIERPILDVWREDILEYLKKHKISYRVDKSNVDTRFERNWIRHVLIPLLEKRYGKSVKKRIFALGERFREIDRFLEEAARKWASRNIREEKGREEGKGEKGEGSGKSRDGKTGSGRSRGMPALVFRRKTYAKLPSELRIRILQILCFEKAGFSPNERLLASMDRLVLEGGPSARLNVGKGAILQCRYDEALLRVPRSGEAKKGGKETGKRKRFAGSTLDLFPGIVFEEKVRVTPTRLRTLCRGERAAAFDGNLLATPVSIRPLRAGDRIRPFGLEAEKKVKEILIDRKVPREERWGRPVVCDAAGQILWIPGVIRSAHAPVSSSTGRTVVLRMEGGNHSANVAFTESTW